TTTGTGGACTTCAGATATCAACACTTCGTTGTCCACCTCCGGCGAATCGTACTCGGTACGTCCCACCCAAAAACCTCCCTCTTTGCGGTCGATAATGGTTTTGTACACCTTGCCTATACGCTGGCTATTTAGCTCCAGCGAAATACTTTCCTGCAACGCCATCAGCTCCTGTGCACGCTCCTGTTTTATTTCCTCCGGCACATCGTCGACAAGGGAATAAGCGGGCGTATCTTCTTCGTGCGAATAGGTGAACACGCCCATCCTTTCGAACTTCTGCTCTGCCACAAATTGTTTCAAAGCCTTAAAGTCCTCATTAGTTTCGCCGGGAAACCCAACGATGAGTGTGGTGCGCAATGCCACCCCAGGGACAGCTTCACGTATTTTTTGCAAAAGCTCCCGCATTTGACCGGTGGTGTGCCCACGGTGCATCTTTTGTAAAATGGGATCAGAAAAATGTTGTAAAGGAATGTCGAGATAGCGACAGATGACGGCTTGTTTGCGCATTACATCCAAAACATCCATCGGGAAACCGGCAGGATAAGCGTAGTGAAGCCTGATCCATTGCACGCCGGGAATGGCTGCCAGCTCGCGCACTAAGTCGGCCAGGGCACGGCGACGATAAATATCAAGACCGTACCAGGTGATATCCTGCGCAATAAGTATCAGTTCTTTTACACCTCCGGCAACAAGAAAACGGGCTTCGGCTACCAGACTTTCGATGGTGCGCGAAATATGTTTGCCCCGAATGAGCGGGATGGCGCAAAAAGCGCAGTTGCGGTCGCAGCCCTCCGAAATTTTAAGATAGGCATAATGTGGGGGGGTCGTTACCGAGCGCTCACCAAGAAGCTCTTTGCGGTAATTAACCTGCAAATCTTTGAGAATGACGCCAAGATCGGAAACACCATAAAAAGCATCCACCTCATGAATTTCGGCTTCGAGCTGCGTTTTGTATCGTTGCGACAAGCAGCCCATCACATACAAACGATCAATTTTACCGGCTTTTCGCGCTTGCGCAAATTGCAAAATCATATCTATCGACTCTTCTTTGGCATCGTTGATAAAGCCACAGGTGTTGATGATAACGATACCGCTTTTCACCTCTGCAGCATCGTGTCGAACGCTGTATCCACCAGCTTTTAACTGATACGACAGCACCTCGGAGTCAACCACATTTTTGGAACAACCCAGGGTGATGATGTGAATATCCTGATGGGATTTTTTTGTTAACAACTAAAA
This genomic window from Bacteroidales bacterium contains:
- the rimO gene encoding 30S ribosomal protein S12 methylthiotransferase RimO, giving the protein MLTKKSHQDIHIITLGCSKNVVDSEVLSYQLKAGGYSVRHDAAEVKSGIVIINTCGFINDAKEESIDMILQFAQARKAGKIDRLYVMGCLSQRYKTQLEAEIHEVDAFYGVSDLGVILKDLQVNYRKELLGERSVTTPPHYAYLKISEGCDRNCAFCAIPLIRGKHISRTIESLVAEARFLVAGGVKELILIAQDITWYGLDIYRRRALADLVRELAAIPGVQWIRLHYAYPAGFPMDVLDVMRKQAVICRYLDIPLQHFSDPILQKMHRGHTTGQMRELLQKIREAVPGVALRTTLIVGFPGETNEDFKALKQFVAEQKFERMGVFTYSHEEDTPAYSLVDDVPEEIKQERAQELMALQESISLELNSQRIGKVYKTIIDRKEGGFWVGRTEYDSPEVDNEVLISEVHKLTPGNFYEIKITGVEAFDLYGVPAGEE